One part of the Bdellovibrio sp. KM01 genome encodes these proteins:
- a CDS encoding vWA domain-containing protein: MVTQAALSFILMLDYSGSMEQPLNKTPKIQIVQKQVHALLSTAPTQGSSEAIVFGTKPEKECKDVRLMNGKNPTLQKQVMEMKPGAFGKTPLTQGFRTLVSRLQKYPGTKAVVITDGSDTCGENPCEFLKEADKKVKTDKPYEIFMVGLDLKEDKSQMQCFKDLKLNNFTIHFSDIDSKEDLLNQLKVAQSLNKDIDTEIKDSMRTGGTQIKIFKLRGQGKNAPKSSTNPQDVKPPTPPASLEITGAPEEAHFSIQNDKFNQSWEGPFAVTVPSGEYKIRFEDAANGTEITFKLLPGTLTKIPWAQLMKTTVGEVDMNEMALTLQWTPENSTKEIHGDIKPIETIARLDNKATALPNIPFGKWNVEVISPPWLAKRMQAKSIVITNGIRNKINISELFKDEIKWVDAPQTAGPQVMVIQNKDSQEERHFLPAGQFKHIPILKDTEANWLTPETPKN; encoded by the coding sequence ATGGTTACTCAAGCGGCTCTTTCATTCATTTTAATGCTCGACTACTCCGGCTCAATGGAGCAGCCGCTGAATAAGACTCCCAAGATTCAGATCGTTCAAAAGCAAGTACATGCCCTTCTTTCAACGGCTCCCACGCAAGGCAGCTCTGAAGCCATTGTGTTTGGAACCAAGCCAGAAAAAGAATGTAAAGACGTGCGTTTGATGAACGGAAAAAATCCGACCTTACAAAAACAAGTCATGGAAATGAAGCCAGGTGCTTTCGGTAAGACGCCGCTGACTCAAGGATTCAGAACGTTAGTCAGTCGCTTGCAAAAATATCCTGGGACTAAAGCCGTAGTTATCACCGACGGTTCTGATACTTGTGGCGAGAACCCTTGTGAGTTTTTAAAAGAAGCAGATAAGAAAGTAAAAACAGACAAGCCCTATGAGATCTTCATGGTGGGCCTGGACCTTAAAGAAGACAAAAGCCAAATGCAGTGCTTTAAGGACCTGAAGCTGAACAACTTCACCATCCACTTCTCCGATATCGACTCCAAGGAAGACCTTTTAAATCAACTAAAAGTGGCCCAATCCTTAAATAAGGACATTGATACTGAAATCAAAGACTCGATGCGCACAGGCGGCACTCAGATCAAAATATTCAAATTAAGAGGCCAAGGCAAAAATGCTCCGAAATCGAGCACAAATCCACAAGATGTGAAGCCGCCAACGCCTCCGGCGTCTTTGGAAATCACGGGGGCACCGGAAGAGGCACATTTCTCGATTCAAAATGACAAATTCAATCAGTCCTGGGAAGGTCCCTTTGCAGTCACCGTCCCTTCTGGTGAATACAAAATTCGCTTTGAAGATGCCGCCAATGGGACAGAAATTACGTTCAAACTACTCCCAGGAACTTTGACAAAAATTCCCTGGGCGCAACTGATGAAAACGACCGTCGGTGAAGTTGATATGAATGAAATGGCACTGACACTTCAGTGGACGCCAGAAAACTCCACCAAGGAAATACATGGCGATATCAAACCGATCGAAACCATTGCCCGTCTGGACAATAAGGCGACCGCTTTACCTAATATTCCTTTCGGAAAATGGAATGTGGAAGTGATCTCCCCTCCTTGGCTGGCGAAACGTATGCAGGCAAAATCCATCGTGATTACAAATGGGATCAGAAACAAAATAAACATTTCAGAACTTTTTAAAGACGAAATCAAATGGGTGGATGCACCCCAAACCGCAGGCCCGCAAGTCATGGTGATTCAAAACAAAGACTCTCAGGAAGAGCGTCACTTTCTTCCTGCGGGTCAGTTTAAACATATTCCGATTCTTAAAGATACAGAAGCAAATTGGCTGACTCCTGAAACACCTAAAAACTAG
- a CDS encoding PP2C family protein-serine/threonine phosphatase: MSFRIKLLLGMVLLPTICLLVFLSLSVVTFVDDKKAFVYEWNQLQARYIASQIDLNLMRMKNDPQEALFVAHVDTSMNNVLDVAGRVQKDEAVSIIKTYAAAMCSGLRSITWIEIEGRMVYTYCHKLKNSYELFAFDRSRLETYFAERGISENILVGYDGYVIAGPPGFPIGRELTSIVGNGVKEIFDNSFEKGRVEIKDKRDGETYLLNFYRIPNESLLIISMTARSAPERAAYFFVYRGVIFAAALMLITIMAALFASGALIRSVVRLRNAMQNFGAGQMDVHLEVGSKDEVGQLAGLFNDMVTHIKQLMSVHEEKARIDAEMVLASDLQRKFFPLDIYSNSRYQFAGFYEPASQCGGDWWTYVETEDHFIVCICDVTGHGLQSALITSAACAVVASFKSNLQGPAQLMQAMNRAVFETSRGALNMTCLIASFDKRDNTMTYCNASHEPTYYFTPRDGMKRTDINVFEAVNGPRLGESLDAEFTETALSFEAGSVFLFYSDGLKDIVNSDNKAFEERRILKVLTKVTNDSFAADAILNMAKKDTNEWRGQSGLIDDLSYFIVKHNTDGPSH; the protein is encoded by the coding sequence ATGAGCTTTAGAATTAAACTTTTATTGGGGATGGTCCTTTTACCAACAATCTGTTTGTTGGTATTCTTAAGTCTATCAGTAGTCACCTTCGTCGATGATAAAAAAGCTTTCGTATATGAGTGGAATCAGCTTCAGGCGCGATACATTGCCAGTCAGATTGATTTAAATCTAATGCGTATGAAGAACGATCCTCAAGAGGCGTTGTTCGTCGCGCACGTGGACACGTCAATGAATAATGTCTTAGATGTGGCTGGTCGAGTACAAAAAGACGAGGCCGTCAGCATCATTAAAACCTATGCTGCAGCGATGTGTTCAGGCCTTCGCAGTATCACTTGGATCGAAATTGAAGGCCGCATGGTCTATACTTATTGCCATAAACTTAAAAACAGCTATGAGCTCTTTGCCTTCGATCGCAGTCGCCTTGAAACCTACTTTGCCGAGCGTGGAATCAGCGAAAACATCCTAGTGGGGTATGATGGCTACGTGATCGCAGGACCTCCGGGATTCCCTATTGGGCGCGAACTCACATCTATTGTCGGTAATGGTGTTAAAGAGATCTTTGATAACAGCTTTGAAAAAGGCCGGGTCGAGATCAAAGACAAGCGCGATGGTGAAACGTACCTTTTGAATTTCTACCGCATTCCCAATGAATCTTTATTGATTATCTCGATGACGGCGAGATCGGCGCCAGAGCGTGCGGCCTATTTCTTTGTATATCGTGGTGTTATTTTCGCCGCAGCCTTGATGTTGATCACGATTATGGCAGCGTTATTTGCTTCTGGCGCCTTGATCCGCAGTGTGGTGCGCTTGAGAAATGCTATGCAGAACTTCGGGGCAGGACAAATGGATGTGCATCTTGAAGTGGGCTCAAAAGATGAAGTCGGGCAGCTTGCGGGACTTTTCAATGATATGGTGACTCATATCAAGCAGCTGATGTCAGTGCACGAAGAAAAAGCGCGTATCGATGCCGAGATGGTCCTGGCTTCAGATCTGCAACGTAAATTCTTTCCGTTGGATATCTATTCAAACAGTCGCTACCAATTTGCAGGCTTTTACGAACCGGCAAGTCAATGTGGTGGGGACTGGTGGACCTATGTTGAAACGGAAGATCATTTTATTGTTTGTATTTGCGATGTGACGGGGCATGGCTTGCAATCCGCTCTTATTACTTCGGCTGCGTGTGCGGTGGTGGCAAGTTTTAAATCCAACTTGCAGGGGCCCGCTCAGTTAATGCAAGCCATGAATCGTGCGGTGTTTGAAACATCTCGCGGTGCTTTGAACATGACTTGCTTGATCGCGTCGTTCGATAAGCGTGATAACACCATGACTTATTGCAATGCCAGCCATGAGCCGACGTATTATTTTACTCCTCGAGATGGTATGAAACGTACCGATATAAATGTCTTTGAGGCGGTCAATGGGCCTCGCCTGGGTGAAAGCTTAGATGCGGAATTCACGGAAACGGCATTGTCGTTTGAAGCTGGCAGCGTCTTCTTGTTCTATTCCGACGGTCTTAAAGATATCGTTAATAGCGATAATAAGGCATTTGAGGAAAGACGGATTTTGAAAGTTCTGACCAAAGTGACGAACGACTCTTTTGCGGCTGATGCGATCTTGAACATGGCTAAGAAAGATACCAATGAGTGGCGTGGGCAGTCAGGTTTAATCGATGACTTATCTTACTTCATCGTCAAACACAATACTGACGGCCCTTCGCACTAG
- a CDS encoding lipopolysaccharide assembly protein LapB, with amino-acid sequence MALNWKLLITTLLLSACSSKLVVQSEPSTAAVYISATGKADRVKVGDTPLELTEMQIAETLKLSPESSNWVEFSFEKKDHEAKTIMLPSNRWGEMTRIVKVKLKPSDEASTTATKILKYFFNAKKFVETRQFEAAHQEVDKVLAIDSQNSQAMTMKAGIYYLQSNIDEARKLYKKALEIDPGSSDAIKMLEKIQRDQGGTIE; translated from the coding sequence ATGGCATTGAACTGGAAGCTTCTTATTACAACTTTGTTGTTGAGCGCATGCTCATCAAAACTAGTTGTACAAAGCGAGCCATCCACTGCAGCCGTGTACATCTCCGCAACTGGCAAAGCCGATCGCGTAAAAGTTGGCGACACTCCCCTTGAGTTGACGGAAATGCAGATCGCTGAGACATTAAAACTAAGCCCTGAATCGTCGAACTGGGTTGAATTCTCCTTTGAGAAGAAAGATCACGAAGCAAAAACAATCATGCTTCCGTCCAATCGCTGGGGCGAAATGACTCGTATCGTGAAAGTAAAGTTGAAACCTTCAGATGAGGCTTCAACAACGGCGACGAAGATTCTGAAATACTTTTTTAATGCTAAGAAATTCGTAGAAACTCGACAGTTTGAAGCTGCTCATCAAGAAGTCGACAAAGTTTTGGCCATCGACAGCCAAAATTCTCAAGCGATGACCATGAAAGCAGGCATCTATTATTTGCAAAGTAATATCGACGAAGCTCGTAAGCTTTATAAAAAGGCTTTAGAGATCGATCCTGGCTCCAGTGACGCGATCAAAATGTTAGAGAAAATCCAGCGCGACCAGGGAGGAACCATCGAATGA
- a CDS encoding motility protein A, protein MNLSALLGLLMAFSVMIGAMVTSTDKAKIFLDAHAFVIVIGGTIAASLLSFSAKKLLALGKVFFKRTLGKNDDINVAIVEMVDLAKGYRENDNYLRDKHASLKTPFLKEAIGMLNEGAIDTDQMDKILNKRAHNMAHRHEEDAEIFKALAKFPPAFGLLGAVIGIISLMANMGGADAAQKMGPSFAIALVATMYGIAVANFIFLPLGENLAKANRMDQVIRQMVIDGFKLIREKKHPIVVEESIKSYLLPSERGESANKKAA, encoded by the coding sequence ATGAATTTATCAGCACTATTAGGTCTTTTGATGGCCTTTTCAGTTATGATCGGAGCGATGGTCACATCGACTGATAAAGCTAAGATCTTTTTGGATGCGCACGCCTTTGTCATCGTTATCGGTGGTACAATCGCAGCCAGTCTACTAAGCTTCTCTGCTAAAAAACTCCTGGCACTGGGCAAAGTGTTCTTTAAAAGAACTCTGGGTAAAAATGACGATATCAATGTCGCGATCGTGGAAATGGTCGATCTTGCAAAAGGTTACCGTGAAAATGACAACTATCTTCGCGATAAACATGCGAGCCTAAAAACTCCGTTTTTGAAAGAAGCGATCGGCATGTTAAATGAAGGTGCCATCGACACGGATCAAATGGATAAAATCCTGAACAAGCGTGCGCACAACATGGCTCACCGTCATGAAGAGGACGCAGAGATCTTTAAAGCCTTGGCAAAGTTCCCCCCTGCATTCGGTCTTTTGGGTGCAGTTATCGGTATCATCTCTTTGATGGCAAATATGGGTGGCGCTGATGCCGCTCAAAAGATGGGTCCTTCGTTTGCGATCGCCCTGGTGGCGACAATGTATGGTATCGCAGTAGCGAACTTTATCTTTTTGCCACTGGGTGAAAACTTAGCGAAGGCCAATCGTATGGATCAAGTCATCCGTCAAATGGTGATTGATGGCTTTAAACTGATCCGCGAAAAAAAGCATCCGATCGTAGTTGAAGAAAGCATTAAGAGCTACCTGCTTCCCAGTGAACGCGGTGAATCTGCCAATAAGAAAGCGGCTTAA
- a CDS encoding flagellar motor protein MotB has protein sequence MGLRKNNLKAVPAKEEPKSLHERYPELSDDHESQPPTVIKKEEGEGPWIVSYADLMTLLMGFFAMMYSMSKPDVAKLEQAKKANTERFGGHYEEPYKDLENALKKTLKANGLEKQVQIESGYDGVTMTFTGTLFFESGDFHVKEEAVNIVNKLAGTIQKDAKGYNIKIEGHTDSAPISHPIIASNWELSGLRAARIAQLFETNGFARKQLSMIGMGDTKPIVPNENTDGTPNLENRSKNRRVVIKVFKEVTE, from the coding sequence ATGGGTTTGCGTAAGAATAACCTGAAAGCGGTACCAGCGAAGGAAGAGCCAAAATCTCTTCACGAGCGCTATCCGGAACTCAGCGATGATCATGAGTCCCAACCGCCGACTGTTATCAAAAAAGAAGAGGGCGAAGGTCCTTGGATTGTCAGTTACGCTGACTTGATGACGTTGCTTATGGGGTTCTTTGCGATGATGTACTCGATGTCAAAACCTGACGTCGCAAAGCTCGAGCAAGCTAAAAAAGCCAATACCGAAAGATTCGGCGGCCATTACGAAGAGCCCTACAAGGACTTGGAAAACGCCTTGAAGAAAACTTTGAAAGCCAACGGTCTGGAAAAACAAGTGCAAATTGAATCCGGTTACGATGGTGTGACTATGACTTTCACAGGGACACTTTTCTTTGAAAGTGGTGACTTCCACGTCAAGGAAGAGGCCGTGAACATCGTCAACAAATTGGCTGGAACGATTCAAAAAGATGCCAAGGGCTATAATATCAAAATCGAAGGTCATACTGACAGTGCACCGATCTCCCACCCTATTATCGCTAGTAACTGGGAACTTTCGGGACTTCGTGCCGCTCGTATCGCACAGCTGTTTGAAACCAATGGTTTTGCAAGAAAGCAGCTTTCGATGATTGGGATGGGTGATACCAAACCCATTGTTCCGAATGAAAATACGGACGGAACGCCAAATTTGGAAAACCGTTCGAAAAATCGCCGGGTTGTGATCAAGGTCTTTAAAGAAGTAACAGAATAA
- a CDS encoding intradiol ring-cleavage dioxygenase: MCDNAPKLNGMQRRQLLVALLGTGATILLAGCSQTGFSPVTSLSDGTDSSDGSGATGGSCVQSATETNGPFPADGSNTAGDGTSTRLDKVYTGSPIIRRDIAESIAGVPLTLNISLQNVRNSCATIPNYYIYIWHCTPTGQYSAYTASNNGGSHPSSESYFRGIQQTDSNGEVTFTTIYPGWYTGRAIHIHAEVYAGLDDASPIKITQFAFPMNINKVVAAQTAYGYKGTSGMLDNSSDGIFSDGTSTEMLTVTSNSSTGGYTASIAVRVSV; this comes from the coding sequence ATGTGCGACAACGCACCAAAACTTAATGGAATGCAAAGACGTCAACTTCTTGTTGCCCTCTTGGGCACGGGAGCGACGATACTGCTTGCAGGATGCAGTCAAACTGGTTTTAGCCCTGTAACTTCTTTATCGGATGGAACAGATTCCAGTGATGGCAGTGGCGCCACGGGTGGTTCCTGTGTGCAAAGTGCGACGGAAACGAATGGCCCCTTTCCCGCTGACGGGAGCAATACCGCAGGCGATGGCACTTCTACTCGCTTGGATAAAGTCTACACGGGCTCCCCCATCATCCGTCGCGATATCGCGGAAAGCATTGCGGGAGTTCCGCTGACTTTAAATATTTCTTTACAGAACGTGCGCAATAGCTGCGCGACGATTCCAAACTATTATATTTATATTTGGCATTGCACGCCGACGGGTCAATATTCGGCCTATACTGCTTCCAATAATGGTGGCTCACATCCAAGTTCGGAATCTTATTTTCGCGGAATTCAACAAACCGACTCGAATGGTGAGGTGACCTTCACCACGATTTATCCGGGTTGGTACACAGGACGCGCGATTCATATTCACGCGGAAGTGTATGCGGGACTTGATGATGCCTCGCCGATTAAGATTACGCAGTTCGCGTTTCCGATGAACATAAATAAAGTCGTCGCCGCCCAAACAGCATACGGTTACAAAGGAACATCGGGAATGTTGGATAATTCATCGGATGGGATCTTTAGTGATGGCACCAGCACGGAAATGCTGACCGTCACCTCAAACTCGTCAACCGGCGGTTACACTGCCTCAATTGCAGTCAGAGTTTCCGTTTAA
- a CDS encoding bifunctional 2-methylcitrate synthase/citrate synthase has protein sequence MAEYINPDYVPEPEKMNVKKGLDGVVMDTSSVSKVNPHTNSLIYRGYPVQDLAENCSFEEVAYLMYNGELPNKTQLADFTKKERANRDITATLLNVIKSLPQKCHPMDSIRTAVSFMGAEDPRIWDSSPATNLDKAMMLLAKIPTAVAADYRFKKGLDFIPPKADLTMAENFFHMCFGKVPQKEVVKAFDVSLILYAEHSFNASTFTARVVTSTQSDIYSATVAGIGALKGPLHGGANEMVMHMMKEIADPAKAEQWMIDALAQKKKVMGFGHRVYRSGDSRVPTMKKYAQVMADVTGEQKWMQMYTALEKVMVEKKKIYPNLDFPAGPAYYMMGFEIDFFTPIFVMARTTGWSAHIMEQTADNRIIRPLSEYVGAEQRKVVPLSERN, from the coding sequence ATGGCTGAATATATCAATCCAGATTACGTTCCAGAACCAGAGAAAATGAACGTTAAAAAAGGTCTTGATGGCGTGGTAATGGATACGTCTTCTGTATCTAAAGTAAACCCACACACAAACTCTTTGATCTATCGCGGTTACCCAGTTCAAGACTTGGCTGAAAACTGCTCTTTCGAAGAAGTTGCGTACCTAATGTACAATGGCGAGTTGCCAAACAAAACTCAACTTGCTGACTTCACTAAAAAAGAACGCGCAAACCGCGACATCACTGCGACTTTGTTGAACGTGATCAAATCACTTCCACAAAAATGTCACCCGATGGATTCAATCCGTACGGCAGTATCTTTCATGGGTGCTGAAGACCCTCGTATCTGGGATTCATCTCCAGCGACGAACTTGGACAAAGCAATGATGTTGTTGGCGAAAATCCCAACGGCTGTTGCTGCTGACTACCGTTTCAAAAAAGGTTTGGACTTCATTCCTCCAAAAGCTGATTTGACGATGGCAGAAAACTTCTTCCACATGTGCTTTGGTAAAGTACCTCAAAAAGAAGTTGTTAAAGCATTCGATGTATCTTTGATCCTTTACGCTGAACACAGCTTCAACGCTTCTACATTCACAGCACGTGTTGTGACTTCTACTCAATCTGATATCTACTCTGCAACTGTTGCAGGTATCGGTGCATTGAAAGGTCCTTTGCACGGTGGTGCGAATGAAATGGTTATGCATATGATGAAAGAAATCGCTGATCCTGCAAAAGCAGAACAGTGGATGATCGATGCATTGGCACAAAAGAAAAAAGTAATGGGCTTCGGTCACCGCGTTTACCGCTCTGGCGATTCTCGCGTACCAACTATGAAAAAGTATGCTCAAGTTATGGCTGACGTAACTGGCGAACAAAAATGGATGCAAATGTACACTGCACTGGAAAAAGTTATGGTAGAGAAAAAGAAAATCTACCCGAACTTGGACTTCCCAGCAGGTCCTGCATACTACATGATGGGCTTCGAGATCGACTTCTTTACTCCGATCTTCGTTATGGCTCGTACAACGGGTTGGTCTGCACACATCATGGAGCAAACAGCTGACAACCGCATCATCCGTCCTCTTTCTGAGTACGTAGGTGCTGAACAACGTAAAGTTGTACCTTTGTCAGAAAGAAACTAA
- a CDS encoding methyl-accepting chemotaxis protein — protein sequence MFSVRWFKGIRGKLVLLAAFPFVVTAILYYQADGGIAALQKSLNQANLVRGPSITYTGRMAKESESLQRYVLNAVASNNPEEIHSEVIKALGAIEAFDNAMAEYNKVPHGGATAQIFVEITKLWDQAKPAAQLAIEKIRSGESEQSHAVLENQYRPVASQMSAKLQDLSNLRLQLMLNDSKSDAELIHHKEQIIDWVGLVGLVLSLGFSGWVSYGLNQQLTTAVKALAENSSEMFHSSKELFATSEQVAQGSTESAASIEETVASLEEVNSMVQVNSESGHKAAEFAEEAVRQAELGHAEVQNLIKAMKDIEASSKQIEDIIAMIDDIAFQTNILSLNATIEAARAGEHGRGFSAVAEAVRKLSQDSVNAAKEIADLIHQSSEKIQLGAKSAEVSGQVFTNINQTIHKVAEMSHEVAQASNEQAQGVGQINKAMNHLDTSTQMNSAASEEVAASAQELSGQAVRLQDVVKELEEILEGKAPHLDLKDNVSSKNPVRVKAPLLVKAS from the coding sequence ATGTTTTCTGTACGTTGGTTCAAGGGTATTAGAGGAAAATTGGTTCTATTGGCAGCTTTCCCATTCGTGGTGACCGCGATACTTTACTATCAGGCGGACGGCGGTATCGCGGCTCTTCAAAAAAGTCTTAATCAGGCAAACTTGGTTCGCGGTCCTTCGATCACCTACACGGGTCGTATGGCGAAAGAATCTGAATCTTTGCAAAGATATGTTCTGAATGCGGTGGCTTCTAATAATCCCGAAGAAATTCATTCGGAAGTGATCAAAGCCTTGGGTGCGATCGAAGCATTTGATAATGCGATGGCTGAATATAACAAAGTTCCACACGGTGGGGCGACGGCGCAAATATTTGTTGAGATCACGAAACTTTGGGACCAGGCAAAGCCGGCGGCTCAATTAGCGATCGAGAAAATCAGGTCGGGTGAATCAGAGCAAAGCCACGCGGTTTTGGAGAATCAATATCGTCCCGTAGCATCTCAAATGTCAGCAAAACTCCAAGACCTGTCAAATTTACGTCTGCAGTTGATGCTCAATGATTCAAAAAGCGATGCGGAATTGATTCATCATAAAGAACAAATCATCGACTGGGTGGGGCTTGTGGGTTTGGTACTTTCCTTGGGATTTTCCGGTTGGGTAAGCTATGGATTAAACCAACAACTGACGACCGCTGTAAAAGCTTTGGCGGAGAATTCTTCGGAGATGTTTCACTCAAGTAAAGAGTTGTTTGCAACCAGTGAGCAGGTCGCACAGGGCTCAACAGAATCTGCTGCCTCCATCGAAGAAACTGTCGCCTCCTTGGAAGAAGTGAATTCCATGGTGCAGGTCAATTCCGAAAGTGGTCACAAAGCTGCGGAATTTGCCGAAGAAGCCGTGCGCCAGGCAGAGCTAGGTCATGCCGAAGTTCAAAACCTGATCAAAGCCATGAAGGACATTGAGGCCTCTTCAAAACAGATTGAAGATATCATTGCGATGATTGACGATATCGCTTTTCAGACCAATATCCTGTCATTGAATGCGACGATTGAGGCTGCCAGAGCAGGGGAGCACGGGCGTGGATTTTCCGCAGTCGCCGAAGCGGTTCGCAAGCTTTCCCAAGACAGCGTGAATGCTGCGAAAGAAATTGCGGATTTGATTCATCAGAGTTCTGAGAAAATACAATTGGGTGCTAAATCTGCTGAAGTCAGTGGTCAGGTCTTCACGAATATTAACCAGACTATTCATAAAGTGGCAGAAATGAGTCACGAAGTCGCCCAAGCAAGTAACGAGCAGGCTCAGGGTGTGGGGCAAATTAATAAAGCAATGAATCACCTGGACACCTCGACCCAAATGAACTCGGCCGCGTCGGAAGAAGTCGCGGCTTCGGCCCAAGAGCTTTCCGGTCAAGCGGTTCGTTTACAAGATGTTGTGAAAGAACTCGAAGAGATATTAGAGGGAAAAGCGCCTCATTTGGATCTGAAGGACAATGTGAGTTCGAAAAACCCTGTGCGGGTGAAAGCTCCGCTGCTGGTAAAAGCTTCATAG